Proteins encoded within one genomic window of Methanosarcina barkeri str. Wiesmoor:
- a CDS encoding DUF6951 family protein, with protein sequence MVTEISLNTICGHKTKIIATKEGKSTHIHIKSTCKKLRKWGTHFDMEMKDFMGGPENILSQKSAESPLTPTCLVPAAVMNACWLENGMISKNLAREMGKMEIIFDKLE encoded by the coding sequence ATGGTTACAGAGATTTCATTGAATACAATATGTGGACATAAGACAAAGATAATTGCCACTAAAGAGGGAAAGAGCACGCACATACATATTAAGTCCACATGCAAAAAACTTCGAAAATGGGGTACACATTTTGATATGGAAATGAAAGACTTTATGGGAGGGCCAGAAAACATTCTTAGCCAGAAATCAGCTGAATCACCCCTTACACCTACTTGTCTTGTCCCGGCAGCAGTAATGAACGCTTGCTGGCTCGAAAATGGCATGATTTCGAAGAATCTTGCTCGAGAAATGGGAAAGATGGAAATTATCTTTGATAAATTGGAGTAA